ATGCTGGCAGAACAGGTCACCGCCGAAAAAGTCAAAGCCTGGTTTGGCGATATTGTACAGGGCGAAGTGATTCGTTATGAATTACCGGAACTCGGCGCGCTGAATTTCGTGATGCATAAAGCGCTGGGAGGTGGCGTCACTCGCTCACTGGCGCTGGATATGCACGGCA
The DNA window shown above is from Citrobacter farmeri and carries:
- a CDS encoding AtuA-related protein, whose protein sequence is MKLREIAHSRTGDKGNISNISLIAWHPEDYAMLAEQVTAEKVKAWFGDIVQGEVIRYELPELGALNFVMHKALGGGVTRSLALDMHGKGLSSALLDMPI